In Cinclus cinclus chromosome 1, bCinCin1.1, whole genome shotgun sequence, the sequence CTGCCGGCACGGCGGGCTCTGCCTCGCCGAcggctcctgcctctgctccaagGGCTACGAGGGCGAGCGCTGCCAGCACGGTAACGGGGGAGGATGCGCCGGCTCCCGGGGCGCCTGGAGCGCCGCAGGGACGGGGACGAGCACCGCGTTCGCTCTCTCTCGTGCCCGCCCTCCGGAGAGTAATCCCTCCGGGAAGCTCTGAGGAGCTCGGGCTTGGATCTGGTGCGGGAGGAGGGTAGGGAGGTGCTAAAGAAGGCGAGGTGGGAGAAGAGAGTTAGGACACCCTTTGGTAAGGTGAGGCAGTGGTAACACACTGAcggagcacagccaggagccAGCGGGAGAGCCCCGCGGTAGTAAGAGACCCCGCTGTCGGAAATGGCCGTGGGTACACCGAGAGCTTTTTGCCAATTGGATGCTGGGTAGGAGGACAGGCTTTGGTGTTTTATTCCTCCTACTGCTTTAACTGCGTGCTTAAATCCTTCCCTGAAAGTATTTGAAGAATCACAGGGTcagtcaggttggaagggaccacagtcggtcatctggtccaacctccccATCCGAGAGCACAGTGCACAGAATTTGCATCCAGATTGTCCTTGAATGCTGTTGGAGTCTTGACAGCATTCTAAGCCACAGCAACATTCAACTGGTATCTCTAGGTGCAATTAGTCAGGATTAGTCACTAACAGAAACACCAAAAGAGTGTGTAGGAAGTAGGTTACtttctggatttctttttatttagaaaacattatGCTTGTAAAAGTACTGTCGTTTACTTCCCGGATGTCACTTGATGCACAGGATCATTTGTACTTCCCATTTACATGGTAGGAGACATAAAGCTAGGGTGGAGTCTGTTCCTGTTGATTTCCATGGAGACACAAAGCATTTTTGAAAATGCCACCTaatatgcaaaagaaaacatcatGAAGAAGAGTTTTAGTTTAAACCCTGTTCAATGTAACATGTTAGATttctaattttctaattttcttgtttaaaagtTTAGCCACAGAGCTTGTGGCTattaaatgctaaaaaaatcACCCAGTGTCAGGAGTTCCTTTGCTTTGTATGTTGTCTTTTGTGAAGAGGTGATAAAATTGTACAATATTTGCTCTAATTTTCAATCTCCTTCATTTAAAATGTGGTGGGGTTTATTTTAACTCTGAAATCAGACGCTGGAAATTTCATTCAGCACTGTAATCATTCATGGAGTGTTGTTTCATTTTGAGGCTGAGGCTAGCAGGTGGTGACAAATGAACTATAGCTAATGTGCTGTGTAGTGGAGATTAACAACTCTGCTCTATGAACTATGCTGTAGGAACTGCTGGTTACTAGACATTTTCGGGGAGAGGTGGAGAGGCAGATTGGTTCTTGAACTAGTGAGGTGGACTGTCTGGAACTGTCAAGGAAATCACTGAATCGTTGTGCTCCTAAAGTCATcattgtaggaaaaaaaattggataaATGAAGCTTCATCCCTTGTTCtgtcaagaaaagaaaacctgaacACTGTGTgaaataacacagaaacaaaatttttcttAAACTGGGAGCTCTTTTATGGCACTTCCAAAGAAATGAGAGCATCTGGTTAGAGTCATGGAAAGCTGAGCACTggctgggttgttttttttgtttgtttgttttggtttggtttggttttttttgtacatCTCTGTCCTTTCTTTGCCTGCTCATACTCATTCTGCAGGTACCAATGTGAATAGTCCTCTATTCTTCAAATGGGTTTCTTGAGAGCGCAATTAATATATGAGGACAAAATCAGGATTGTATTACTAATTGTTCATCTTTTTCATACTTTTCACCCATCCAGTCAAAGAATAAGTAGAGAGCTCATCTCACACTAGCAGCTCAGATGAGACTCCCTGAAACAGATGGATTTCTAAAACCTGTGTGTGAATAAACAAATGCTTTCTCAGACAGCAGGGCTGATTCAGGAATGATTTGGACTAGCAAAGAGTCTCTGTGATAGGTAATTTATTTGCAATCTGACTGGATTTACCCAGAATTTTACAAATCAAGATTTTTATTTGTACCTTATCAAACCTGTCCAAGCTGTCAGCAATTAAAAAGTTGCAGGATTTGTGATGATCATAGATGCTTTTCTCCCAACAAATGATTAGAGTTAGGAGAAAAGTTGCATTTACCTTGGATACGTGCTAAACAAACACTTTACATTTCAGAAAAGTTTCTGAAAAGTCAGCTGAagcaaaaaaggggaaagaagagtGTGGGGGAGAAAGAAATCCTGACTTACATCTGGATTCATTTTAGAGAAAAGATATAAGGAACAGAGCATATagtttttctgaagagaaacaTAGGAATCCAGTAAAAAGTCTGGTATTTCATCTTAAGAGTCACATGATGCTTCTCCAGTTACAACATCTTTTTATTAAATCATTTCTTATCACCTATTTTCTTACCTTTCTCCCCTTCAGTTATCAAAAGCTTTTTTGGCAGTCCAGCTGTGTTCCTTTTTAAATATGGGTCTTTCTTCTGCCTGTTCTGTCCAGGCCCAAAACATTCCTTAATTGTGACTGCTTAAAAGCTTAGTATGGTGgagtgctttctgtgcagggaAATTATTTCACCTTATGTAAGATGACATGGCAGATATATCTTAGAAAACATGAAGACAAACTGATGAAAATATGTTAATGTGCACATTTCTTATGTGTTTAAGTAGTAACTTTAGTAAGATTCATCAATATTTATTCAGCCTTTCTTTGTTGTCTGTCTTACAGCTACATGTTATCCAAAATGCAAAAATGGGGGAGAGTGCCTCCGACCTGGAAAATGCAGATGCCCACCTGGGTATGGGGGTAGATACTGCCATAAAGGTAAGACCCAAGgaagcagcagcctggaaaGTCAAGGAGTTTGAAAGCAGACTAAATTAATTTAGGATGCCTCAAGTCCTGGATCTAAAGCACTTTGAAATAATGATCTTAATTCTGTAAATCTCTGACCTTACTATCAAGACATGCATGGCCTAGAGGATCTGCATGCTTGCAGGAGGATGGGATGGAGTACACATACTGAAATATGTTGTGAGAATCAGAGCGAATTTTTTGCCTTAGAAAAGATCCTTTTAACATGCTACATAAATATTCCATTTAGCTCTAtaacagcagatttttttctaaataatttattgAGATGGCTTGTATAGATACATATTTCTGCATTAAGTGGTTGAAACTTTTATGTAGTGTCTGCAAGATGGTAACATTGATGGCCAGTCACTGAGGATATGTATGGCAATGTATTGTTGAGAGGTTAATTGGAGATGACAGAGAAGGAGTAGCAAAGATGaatttttatggttttgtttagCCTTTTGAGCACACGTATGTATTAGAAAAGTTAATCCAAGAAAACGCTGTACAAACGTACAAACTTGTGTGGGGCAATGTGCTATTATAAAATCCCACAAAATCACAGACTGGGAGAGGTTGGAAGGGGTCTCTGGAGGTCATGATTTCCAtgctccctgctcaagcagggctaCCTATAGCCAGCTGCTGAAGGCCATGTCTTCATGGCTTTTGAATAGCTCCAAGGACAGAGACTCCACAATTCCCAGGGCAATCTGTACCATGTGAGCATTTGGTCACCCTCACTGTGAAGACCTGCTGATGATTTTCCTGTCCTTAATGTGGCTAGAAATAGTTTCCAGAGTCAGTTCTTGTATTACCTCACCAGGGGCTGAGGCGAGGTAGACCAGCCTGTGATTCCCTGGGTCCATCTTGCCCTTCTAGAAGACTGGAGTAATATTTGCTTTCATGAGGTCGTCATGCACTCCTCTGTCACCGTGATGGATCAAATACAATCAGTATTAAATACATTAACTTATGTTGTGTGACAAAGTAATATGCAAACAAACACTGAcattttccagctgtgctggacTGACTTGCATGTCCTTGCATGTTCAGTATTTGTGCCAAAAATCTGTTAGCTGAAATTGTGCTCAATACTTGTGGTTGAACAAGAGATTTGGATATTTTATCTGCAAATTATCAAGCAGACATCCAAACTGTCCATCTTTATAATGAAGGATAGTTGTTTCTCCTCAATACAGTCAGTGAAGGTGGTATATAATGTACATTCATACTTGTGAAAGGAAGCGTTTGTACAGAAAAGTGAATGTTCTCTCCACAGTTAATATCAATCATATGTCTGGCATAAATAACGCTTCATTAATGAAGCCTTCAAGGCTTTGATGTGTACAACAATTCTGAAATGAGGAAGCTAACTCAAGTATTTGGCCTTTGAGAAGGCACTGCTTAACTTGACTATAGTCAAGTAAtatcctcttcttcctcttattACTTGTAGGTCCTGTCAGGTAAGCAACGATGCAAATCCTTAACCACATGTTATTGGCTTACCAGCTGTGGTTTGGCAGGTTTGATGCCAGCATGCATGTTAGTAGTTCCTGTGGTGTAGCTGATAAATAGTGGTGTTACTGGTGAGAAGTAGAAAAGTGCCTTGCTCTGAACAATTGAAATTTTAGTTTTTGCAGATGTGATAAAACAAGCAGTTGATGCCAGAAGAGCTGTTTAAAGACAATTATTTGAAGTCCTATGCTGCTCCTGAAATGCCTGGTGTATGCTGTCTTCCACAGTAAGCTGTGAAGGAGGCTGTCAGAATGGTGGGGAATGCATCTCTGTCAACGGAGTCGTGAAGTGCCTTTGTGCTTCTGGCTGGACAGGATCAAGATGCCAGGAAGGTGGGTGTCTACAttcatgcaaatatttatattaattctATAACTTCTAAAATTATTAAGTCACTAAAAGTATGGAAATTGCATTACTGCAGAAATGAGTGACCTACATTATGGGTACTTACACAGATAAAATagtgtgaaaatattttgcatttaggTGTACAATTGTTCACATTGTGCGACAGTTCACCTTTAAACCAAGATTCATAAGTCAGTATacctataatttttttccatttccatggTCCTGGAAATGCTTTTGGAGTTTTACCAGTTGAATATCTGGCCTAGAAAAGAATGTATTTTGCCATTTTGACTTGTATCATCCTGAATCTTTCATTCTGTCAGGATTCTTTTACATCAGTTTTATAAATCCTGCTGGCTTACCCATTCTTTTTCTTGTAGCAATTTGTCCTCAAGGTTGTCGGAATAATGGAGCTTGTGTGGCTCCTGGGATTTGTAGCTGTCCAGCTGGATGGGTCGGTAGAGCATGTCACTTAGGTAAATGatttctgacatttttcatttatccTTTCCTCTGCTTGTTTGATTTACCAATCAAAGTGTTCAAGTCTTCAGGGCTGAACAAAGCTTCCAAGGAAAGTATCTTAGAATAGTAACTGAGAGCTGCTTCCAAATACTGGGGCTCTTACAAGTATGCATAGGGAGTAGATGGCTGCTCACTTTGGTCAGAAACTTTTCCACTTTGAAAGAGATTCAGATTTTGGTTGTCACCAATTACTTGGTATATTTTGTtggtatttctgaaatattatcTGTAAAGTGAGACCCCAGTATAAGGAACTGAAAATTACAGAAGTACTATTGCTACTGGTGTGGGTTAGAAGCTTCATTAAATTTTATAGACATGTAAAATTGAAACTTGCTTCTCACTTTGAGGAGAAGTTTTTAGAAGCAATTCCATGTGTTCTTAGAACTCTGAAAGCTGCCTGTAATCAAGATTAGTACTGACACTGTTGCTGAACAACCAGTTCCATTTTCACAAACTTTGTGTCACAAAAGCAGGTGATTATAAGTCTTTAATCTATGCTTCTTGGCCCTTGTATGCTTGCAACAGCACTTCCCTGATGCTAAAGGCAATAATCCTGAGACTACAAAAGGACagggtttttctgtttgctttctgggaaactgaaaaacCCTTATGCAAACACTGGTTTTGAACTGGATATTGTGGGTGCAGGGTCTCCAGATTTTCTCTGATTCTGATATTTTGGCATGGCTGTGGGCATGGCTGTGGCACTAAATCAGCTACTGTTAGTTCTACAATATATATGGTCAAGCAAATATTGACAAGtaatattttgttatttccaTTGACAGCAAAAATGCTTATCCTTTATATTCATCAGTGTATTGAGATAGAGGGTGATAGTAAAAGCCAAGTGTGGGACTTGCAGAGAACTTACAGAAGGCTTATCTCCCTTCAGTAATGTAGTAATGGCAGAAGTGTTCAGGTTCTTGATGTCAAAATAACCACTGCTCCCAAACTAACTCAATCTGCATCACATTTGACTTCTTTGTGTGTGCATGCTCATGAACAAATTGCAGCCCCTGGCTCGTCAGCTGAACTGGTGTGTAGCAGGAGGCAACTGAAGCTGAGCCCACTCAGCCCTCCTCTGCTCTtgtgggggaagaggagggcaGTGTGTGAGATGCTGCTAGGATGAGGTGGCTGTTTCCTCATGGGTGTGGATCCAGCACTGGCTTGAATAAGTTTCAGCAGGAATTTTTATTGTTCTCTCACTTTTATGGGGGCATCCATCTCAAAAAGAGCCTGTGTcttaaagaacagaaattatagtattttaaaagggaaatgGAGCATGAATAAGACTAGATGTACTGTGCCTGTATTCCAGTGAAGGCCACGATGCCATAAATTGAGAGACATTGCTTTTCAGTTCTTCCATTATGCTTTTATTTATACTGTCCCAGTGCAGTCACCAGGGAACAATTCTACTACCACAgtgagacaaaaagaaaaatgatccCATGTTGTGCAGAAGACATGCTGTGTATCTGGTGTCTCATTTCAGCTGTATGTAAACTGCCCTGCCAGCATGGAGGGAAATGCATCGCTCCAAACGTGTGTAGGTGTCGACTGACATACTCTGGGCCACAGTgtacaaagaaaaggaaggaatgaagcaACTTCAGCCAAGATatgctgcaatttttttcatgtaactATACAGAGAGCAAGTCTGCAGCAGTGGGGAACCTTAAAATAAACATGGTAACTTGATTTCAGACAGCTTTTTGTCCTCACTATAATAAGTACATGCTTTTCTATATGAAAGGAAGGTATTGCTGTTTGTAGGAAAGTTGTTACAAATACCCAACTATGTGTAGTGTATAACACGTTTTCTCCTCATCTTTCATAAGCAGAGGTATGATGCCTTGGTTGATACAGCTGaccttgaaataaaattttcttcaaatcaAATACTTCAGAATGCATCTatgttcttctttttcatttttctcaccTTTGACTAGATTTATTGTGTcatataattacatttttaaatgcatatgAAACAAAAAACTCTCAATTCAGATCATCAAAAGTAAATGTTAGTTCGAATATAATTTGCCTTATTTGAGATTAAACCATTGCAAGAGGAAACTTGCAGAGTTTGCATCTTTCTGGAACATTATCAAACTGCAAAGCATCTTATTTAAATCATGGTTATCACTTTATGTCTGCTTCCTGTCCCTCCCCCTCCAATCTGATCTGGATCTCAATCAGctgaacagtatttttaaaatactttttaaatacttttttaaaatacccaACAACTAGCAATACTTGCCCTGCCAATACTTGTTCAAACAATTCTGCTGTTACTTTCTAAAACCTTAATCCATGATACTCTAAGAGTCCTTATCTTGACTACTTCTATGGTCATATTATCTGATCGTCTCTCaaattccaattatttcttttacttaTCCCAGTGAGACagggaaatgtatttttgttctgGAGACATTGATAATTCTATGCTGTTCAAGACTGTGCTGCTACAGAAGCAGTAGAATGGGAGGCTGCAGTGAGGAAAAGCCATGCCTGTCATTGATCACATATGTGTGTGGGATGTTGATGCTTGTCTTCTGGAGATGTTcctgtttgctttcatttagGTTTTGCAGCCTTTTGAAAGGCCTGCAGAATGGACTGAGTTCATTGTTCCTTGTCTCATTTGTGCTGTTTCTTGAATAGTACTATTGAAGGTTTTGCCAAAAAACATGCAAACTGAGTCAGTCAACTTTCCAAATGATGCTCAGAtcaatttgtatttttcaaGACATTGATTTTCATTGTGTTCTAGATTAaactggaattttattttttttatgggaGAATTTTATCTATGCATTACTTTAGTCCATTTGTTGGAACAACATTTTAACTGTGTTTAACTACCAGAACATGTAGGTCTCAGGGCCAGAGACTTACCTGTTTCTTCTGGGACTACAACCCACTGAGCAAAGAGGTAAAGGTAAAACTGAGTCTTCTCAGTTACCAATCTTCTCTACAAGAGTGTGCCCAAGCATGCAGAGAGCAATTGAACGGCAGTGGTTTAGTTCCTGAGACTCCTGTTTCCTGTTATGAGTAATTGCTGTGTGGTGTAGTTGAGCTTTATCCTGTGCTTGCGTTGGAGGCTGCTGCCCTTGGCTCAGAGGAAACCTGCTGCAGAGATGTTGTGAAGGAtatcctgcagggacaggggacaacATAAGAGGAATGAACttcttttgtgctgcttttgctgGGATACACTGGCTATTTCACGCCTGCTGGTGAAAATGTGGTTTTCATGtgtggaacaagatgatttcAACAATGGTTCTGAAGTTCTATagtgatgatggtgatgatgatggcaatgatgatgatgatgatgatgtcaCTACATCATGCCATAATTTAGAAATTCAGGAGTTAGGTTGAATACCTTAGGTGACATACTGTTTGCAGGGgaatgaatggaaaaaaattacttgcacCAGGCTCAAAATTTAGAATAAATAATCAGTAACATATAAATACAAAGAGGCATAATATCTCAGtattatttccaaaataataGACTGACTTCTACTAGTAAAGACAAAAGTAATGGTGACTAGAAGATGGAAGAGATATTGGCACTGTCACCAGCAAGAGACCAGAAACAGTCATGGAGAGATCTGTAATGTGTTTCTGAACTGGCCAAAAGAAATGCtaatttagttttctgtttggaaatgATTGAAGTATGCAGTAATTTGATGCCTCACAGAATGCAGTGGcatatttcagaaatactaCTTGAACGTAGCACCATCTACTGGCTACAGTGTtctttgtggggttttctttgttttgatttcaataaatatttcttcttatCATTCAACTAAACTTAAAGTGagtttaaaagtgatttttctagCTAATAAGAGTTGAACAATCTTAGAATGCATTACTGACAATCTGTGTCCCCGTATCATTATTTCCACAGTTAAACACACTAAAAAGACTAAAAAACTGTCAGTAATTCTTGTCTTTTGTTTGTTATCTGCTCGCTGGAGGATTGATACTAGTTACAGCACATAATTTTTGGAGACAGCTGTGTCTTCCTGTGGGGAGATAAGTCACACATGCAGCTCAAAGGTCGAGAAAAGCAACACGGAACATGCTAGCTCCTTTATTCATCAGAGCTAACTGCAACACTTCATACATGTACTCTGGTTTTCACTAAACAAATGTAAATGTTTAGGGGTATTGCAGTGGTTGCATTTTTGATACTCTGTCTTTCTGGAGTGTGCACAGAAAGGTgaagtgtttcttctttttagtTTGCTTAGGTgcacatttttaattatgttttctcTTATGCTCTAAGT encodes:
- the LOC134048808 gene encoding von Willebrand factor D and EGF domain-containing protein-like, which translates into the protein MAGPLPCPCLCLCLCLSLSLSLCLCELRPGPAPACSPRCRHGGLCLADGSCLCSKGYEGERCQHATCYPKCKNGGECLRPGKCRCPPGYGGRYCHKVSCEGGCQNGGECISVNGVVKCLCASGWTGSRCQEAICPQGCRNNGACVAPGICSCPAGWVGRACHLAVCKLPCQHGGKCIAPNVCRCRLTYSGPQCTKKRKE